The genome window GATCTCGCCGAAGCCTCGGATCTGAATTACGTCATACTTCGCTATTTCAACGTCGCCGGCGCCAATCCTGATGGTCTGCTGGGCCAGGCAACTCCGGAAGCAACGCATCTTCTCAAGGTTGCCTGCGAATGCGTTACTGGTCAGCGGGAGGGTATGAGTGTGTTCGGCACCGATTATGATACCCGCGACGGTACCTGTATTCGTGATTATATCCATGTGGAAGATCTGGCCAAGGCGCATGTGATGGCACTGGATTACATGTCCCGAGGTGGGGATTCCCGGGTGTTGAACTGTGGTTATGGGCGTGGCTTCACCGTCCGGGAAGTGATTGATGTGGTGAAAAGGCAGTCCGGTATTGATTTCCCGGTGACCGAAACCGGACGCCGGGCGGGGGATCCGGCAGCCTTGATGGCGGACAACTCCCGGATTCAGGCTACTCTTGGCTGGGAGCCGGATTTTGACAATCTGGACACCATTGTCGGGACCGCTCTTGCCTGGGAAAAAATCTGGCAGAAGAAGAAAGCTGCGCGCACAAACTGAACTTAATTTTTGTTTTGGTCGGGATTTAACGGATGAAGATAACGATTTTTGGCACCGGATATGTTGGCCTCGTAACAGGCGCGTGTCTCGCAGATGTAGGCCATCATGTGCTCTGCATGGATGTTGATCAGGTAAAAATTGAGAAACTGAAGAACGGACAGATACCGATCTACGAGCCAGGGCTCGATAATATTGTCAGACACACAGTTGAGGCGGGCAGGCTGTCGTTTACCAATG of Marinobacter sediminum contains these proteins:
- the galE gene encoding UDP-glucose 4-epimerase GalE, with the protein product MKVLVTGGAGYIGSHVVRQLGEAGHDIVVFDNLSTGYRWAVTAGELIVGDLADEAAIDDLFSNHEFEAVLHFAANIVVPESVENPLKYYSNNTRNTLNLLKAVEKYRIPYMVFSSTAAVYGMPEQTVLTEDLPLAPINPYGASKMMSERMIMDLAEASDLNYVILRYFNVAGANPDGLLGQATPEATHLLKVACECVTGQREGMSVFGTDYDTRDGTCIRDYIHVEDLAKAHVMALDYMSRGGDSRVLNCGYGRGFTVREVIDVVKRQSGIDFPVTETGRRAGDPAALMADNSRIQATLGWEPDFDNLDTIVGTALAWEKIWQKKKAARTN